The Methanococcoides methylutens MM1 genome has a window encoding:
- a CDS encoding ATP-binding protein, which translates to MSDKTTLDIIELLLTAEIYNRYPEMDVNDLPKNIRKNYWSRAHKGVPKPINVSRSDIKKLFEIEEIKGQIFSLPFMDVDELTSRIKFTSFDVAADWFRKQENAAERIDQNPALAYYYEKKEVAGTSYEKARSVTRPKEVDREWIESLRSEIAEEEGGEDMLKLVEIVAPEDIVQPLRYLVLNDEQKEEVEKIVKAIEYREYLKSIGLYDIGKILLVGPPGTGKTSVAKAMSERLSIPFVEVRLSMITDQYLGETAKNIDRVFALAKRLSPCILFIDEFDFVAKTRASDEHAALKRAVNTLLKAIDQISLTNDGVLLIAATNHPRMLDSAVWRRFDEIMDFPLPDERMRKEILDIVTMEIKGDFNTGEIAPITEGYSGSDLRMIIRESVLNALVEERTTISHQDLIDAVGRFNKRAHIKSDEYVVNTGGF; encoded by the coding sequence ATGTCCGACAAGACAACCCTCGACATCATAGAACTCCTACTGACAGCAGAGATATACAACAGATACCCGGAAATGGATGTTAACGATCTTCCGAAGAACATAAGGAAGAACTACTGGAGCCGTGCACACAAAGGCGTTCCAAAACCAATTAATGTCTCCCGCTCTGACATAAAGAAGCTCTTTGAGATAGAGGAGATAAAGGGACAGATATTCTCACTTCCATTCATGGATGTAGACGAACTTACATCCAGGATAAAGTTCACTTCCTTTGATGTTGCTGCAGACTGGTTCCGCAAACAGGAGAATGCTGCAGAGCGCATCGACCAGAACCCGGCACTTGCATATTATTATGAAAAGAAGGAAGTCGCAGGAACAAGTTATGAAAAAGCACGTTCTGTGACAAGACCTAAAGAGGTTGACAGGGAATGGATCGAGTCCCTGAGAAGTGAGATCGCCGAAGAAGAGGGCGGAGAGGACATGCTCAAACTTGTGGAGATCGTGGCTCCGGAGGATATTGTCCAGCCTCTCAGGTACCTTGTGCTCAATGATGAGCAGAAAGAAGAAGTAGAGAAGATAGTAAAGGCGATCGAGTACAGGGAGTATCTCAAAAGCATAGGACTGTATGATATCGGAAAGATACTGCTTGTGGGACCACCCGGAACCGGAAAGACCTCTGTGGCAAAGGCAATGTCAGAACGCCTTTCCATACCTTTTGTAGAGGTCAGGCTTTCCATGATAACCGACCAGTACCTCGGTGAGACAGCAAAGAACATCGACAGGGTGTTCGCACTTGCCAAGCGCCTGAGCCCATGTATCCTCTTCATAGATGAGTTCGATTTTGTCGCCAAGACAAGGGCTTCAGACGAACACGCAGCTTTAAAGAGAGCTGTGAACACGCTTCTCAAGGCCATTGACCAGATCAGCCTTACCAACGACGGTGTACTCCTGATAGCCGCTACGAACCACCCCAGAATGCTAGATTCTGCTGTCTGGAGAAGATTCGACGAGATCATGGACTTCCCGCTTCCTGATGAGAGGATGAGAAAGGAGATCCTCGATATCGTTACCATGGAAATAAAAGGCGACTTCAACACCGGAGAGATTGCACCCATCACCGAAGGATACTCCGGTTCCGACCTCCGTATGATCATCCGTGAGAGTGTGCTCAATGCACTTGTGGAGGAGCGTACAACCATCAGCCATCAGGACCTCATTGATGCAGTTGGCAGGTTCAACAAGCGGGCTCACATTAAATCCGATGAATATGTCGTCAATACCGGGGGTTTCTAA
- a CDS encoding energy-coupling factor transporter transmembrane protein EcfT, whose translation MAGPVFSYVAGSSFLHTMDPRAKIISVMSLSILIFNLSLFSHLLVVAFLFAGLTIIAGLSASSMVRSLRPMAIFFGFIFLIHLFFTDGSPIFSFSYSPTYEGLEKGAVVTGRFILLILFGSLLTSTTRPALLTSAIERLLRPLPLRRLGTTSFEIATMMSLAIHFIPHLLWYVGQVRDAQVSRGLRSGHHPVTGMLSLAIPALRGSMRMADDVALSMESRCYQGEYRTSLFEMRMGMSDWLVCASVVLVTAIILYT comes from the coding sequence ATGGCAGGACCTGTTTTCTCCTATGTGGCCGGAAGTTCTTTCCTTCACACCATGGACCCGCGGGCAAAGATCATCTCTGTGATGTCCCTGAGCATCCTTATCTTCAACTTATCCCTATTTTCACATCTGCTCGTTGTGGCATTTCTCTTCGCAGGACTGACCATAATTGCAGGGCTGAGTGCATCTTCTATGGTTCGCTCCCTTCGTCCCATGGCAATATTTTTTGGATTTATCTTCCTTATTCACCTGTTCTTTACAGATGGAAGTCCTATCTTCTCTTTCTCTTACTCTCCAACGTACGAAGGTCTTGAAAAGGGAGCAGTTGTCACCGGTCGTTTCATCCTTTTGATCCTTTTTGGGTCCCTTCTCACTTCCACCACAAGGCCTGCCCTGTTGACCAGCGCCATCGAGCGCCTGCTTCGACCTCTACCTTTGAGGAGGCTGGGTACAACATCCTTTGAGATCGCGACAATGATGTCCCTGGCGATCCATTTTATTCCACATTTGCTGTGGTATGTGGGACAGGTCCGCGATGCACAGGTGTCCCGTGGTCTGAGATCCGGTCATCATCCTGTCACCGGAATGCTGTCCCTGGCGATACCTGCCTTAAGGGGTTCCATGCGCATGGCCGATGATGTTGCACTGTCCATGGAATCCAGATGTTATCAGGGCGAATACAGGACTTCACTCTTTGAGATGAGGATGGGAATGTCCGATTGGTTAGTGTGTGCATCCGTTGTTCTCGTGACAGCAATAATCCTATATACATGA
- a CDS encoding biotin transporter BioY translates to MVNKDTISIHKAPLSSSSDIKKMVYASLFAALTAIGAYITIPLGPIPFTLQVVFVLLAGGMLGSKWGPISMIVYTLLGIAGLPVFSGGASGIGVILGPTGGYIIGFIAAAFVVGFLFENKRTEKLLINALYVLAGSAVIYAFGLTHLMIVADMSFIQAVTVGFLPFIGGALVKVAVAAYIATKYRI, encoded by the coding sequence ATGGTTAACAAAGATACCATCTCAATTCATAAGGCTCCTTTGAGCTCTAGTAGCGATATTAAAAAAATGGTCTATGCATCTCTGTTTGCTGCACTGACTGCTATTGGTGCCTACATCACCATCCCCCTTGGTCCGATCCCGTTCACTCTTCAGGTCGTTTTCGTCCTGCTGGCAGGCGGAATGCTTGGGAGCAAATGGGGTCCGATAAGTATGATCGTCTACACCTTGCTTGGAATTGCCGGTCTTCCGGTATTCTCAGGAGGTGCTTCGGGAATTGGCGTGATCCTGGGCCCAACCGGCGGATACATAATTGGCTTCATCGCTGCAGCATTTGTTGTGGGTTTCCTTTTCGAAAATAAAAGGACGGAAAAGCTTCTCATCAATGCGCTCTACGTCCTCGCCGGTTCAGCTGTGATATATGCTTTCGGTCTGACCCACCTGATGATCGTAGCAGACATGTCTTTCATCCAGGCGGTTACCGTGGGTTTCCTTCCTTTCATCGGTGGGGCTCTTGTAAAAGTAGCAGTAGCTGCTTATATTGCTACAAAGTACAGGATATGA
- a CDS encoding ATP-binding cassette domain-containing protein, whose translation MSIDVKDLSFSYGKGKNAISVLNNISFSIAAGESVGIVGKVGCGKTTLIKHLNGLLIPDSGSVAVDGDLSSKKGACKKVGILFQHPSRQLFCNTVLEDIAYGPKNFGISGDELDVCVREGVREVGLSDSILERSPFSLSGGEMRLVALAGVLSSSPDYLVLDEPTSGLSKSGRSNLFRILYSLKKSGVGVVLVSHQIEDVLDVVDRLICLDNGEIAFQGTPSEYLSSMPSPIPQITELMRDLKRAGIDVRDDVFSVDDAFGEIHAAWSDKRGDL comes from the coding sequence ATGTCGATCGATGTAAAGGACCTGTCCTTTTCTTACGGGAAAGGAAAGAACGCAATTTCGGTCCTTAACAACATCTCATTTTCCATTGCTGCCGGCGAGTCCGTGGGAATAGTGGGCAAGGTCGGATGCGGCAAGACCACTTTGATAAAACACCTGAATGGTCTGCTGATCCCTGATTCCGGGAGTGTGGCCGTTGATGGTGACCTCTCTTCTAAGAAAGGTGCCTGCAAAAAAGTGGGAATTCTCTTCCAGCACCCATCAAGGCAGCTGTTCTGCAACACCGTTCTTGAGGACATTGCCTATGGTCCGAAGAACTTCGGTATCAGTGGGGATGAGCTTGATGTCTGTGTGCGTGAAGGTGTCAGGGAAGTAGGTCTTTCCGACTCGATCCTTGAAAGATCGCCTTTCAGCCTGAGTGGGGGTGAGATGCGACTTGTTGCTCTAGCAGGCGTTTTGTCCTCCTCTCCGGATTATCTGGTCCTGGATGAGCCTACCTCTGGCCTGAGCAAAAGCGGAAGGTCCAACCTGTTCCGGATACTGTACTCCCTGAAAAAATCCGGTGTGGGGGTCGTACTGGTCTCACACCAGATCGAAGACGTACTTGACGTTGTGGACAGGCTGATCTGCCTGGATAATGGCGAAATAGCATTTCAGGGAACCCCTTCGGAATACCTCTCATCGATGCCTTCTCCGATCCCGCAGATCACAGAACTCATGAGGGATCTGAAGCGAGCAGGTATTGATGTAAGGGATGATGTCTTTTCCGTGGACGATGCATTCGGTGAGATCCATGCGGCATGGTCTGACAAACGGGGTGATCTCTGA
- a CDS encoding DUF5817 domain-containing protein gives MMPVYSVIVCPKCRKSAQLIEQKGAKTTRCQRCGATLQTRKLRVFHTTDNLEEAIAVRTRLQAEVLGKGYETMKGSAASKGASFSTFTSSPGHGSGSVHAEKETAPNFQAPSPNIKPQSKKKDSAKIILSILEKEQGALQVTALQELALRQDLDEETFGVTMEKLLRKGDIYSPKKGYVRAVP, from the coding sequence ATGATGCCAGTATATTCGGTCATAGTATGTCCAAAATGCAGGAAGTCCGCCCAGCTGATAGAACAGAAAGGTGCAAAGACCACACGATGCCAGCGCTGCGGAGCCACCCTGCAGACAAGGAAACTGAGAGTATTCCACACAACAGATAACCTGGAAGAGGCTATTGCAGTACGTACCAGATTGCAGGCAGAGGTCCTCGGAAAAGGATACGAGACCATGAAAGGCAGTGCAGCCTCAAAAGGTGCATCTTTTTCCACATTTACTTCATCACCTGGACATGGATCCGGATCAGTGCATGCCGAAAAGGAAACCGCCCCGAATTTCCAGGCACCCTCCCCCAACATCAAGCCGCAGTCCAAAAAAAAGGATTCTGCAAAGATCATTTTGTCAATTCTTGAGAAAGAACAGGGGGCGTTGCAGGTAACTGCACTTCAGGAGCTTGCACTCAGGCAGGATCTTGACGAGGAAACCTTTGGCGTCACAATGGAAAAATTGCTGCGAAAAGGGGACATATATTCTCCTAAAAAGGGATATGTCCGGGCAGTTCCATGA
- a CDS encoding redox-regulated ATPase YchF yields MSMTIGLAGKPNAGKSTFFKAATLADVEIANYPFTTINANRGVTYVRAECPCMQKDKRCGNCQDGIRFVPIEMIDVAGLVPDAHTGRGLGNAFLDELRQAQAIIHVIDASGGTDIEGNPVDIGDHDPMEDVDFLNREIAMWMTGILKRNWDKLSRKIKAEGLKMSEVISEQLMGAGVNESQAHEALLSCPMPEECTQWSDEDMARLCEAIRAISKPTMIAANKIDVAPEENVSNLENLDLIVVPTSAAAELALRSAAKSEIIKYLPGDDDFDIISEDVNDAQRKGLESLKGLMQQLGTGGGGIQECINRAVFDLLDLIVVYPVEDEGKWSDKNDRMLPDAFLMKKGSTAHDLAYRVHTDIGDRFLYAVDGKTKMRLGEKHELNDGDVIKIVSTAK; encoded by the coding sequence ATGTCAATGACCATAGGCCTTGCAGGAAAACCAAATGCAGGTAAATCAACTTTTTTCAAGGCAGCGACCCTTGCGGATGTGGAGATCGCGAACTATCCGTTCACCACCATCAATGCCAACAGAGGTGTAACATACGTAAGGGCTGAATGCCCATGCATGCAGAAAGATAAACGCTGTGGCAACTGCCAGGACGGGATCAGGTTCGTCCCCATCGAGATGATCGATGTGGCAGGCCTTGTGCCTGATGCTCACACCGGCCGTGGTCTTGGTAATGCCTTCCTTGACGAGCTCAGGCAGGCGCAGGCCATCATACATGTTATCGATGCATCCGGTGGAACGGACATCGAGGGAAACCCGGTGGATATCGGGGACCACGACCCAATGGAGGACGTGGACTTCCTCAACCGTGAGATCGCCATGTGGATGACAGGGATCCTTAAACGTAACTGGGACAAGCTCTCACGCAAGATCAAGGCAGAAGGCCTCAAGATGTCAGAGGTCATCTCCGAACAGCTCATGGGCGCCGGGGTAAATGAATCCCAGGCACACGAAGCCCTTCTTTCCTGCCCCATGCCCGAGGAATGCACCCAGTGGAGCGATGAGGACATGGCCAGGCTTTGCGAAGCCATCCGTGCCATCAGCAAACCTACGATGATAGCCGCCAACAAGATCGACGTGGCACCTGAGGAGAACGTCAGCAACCTCGAGAACCTCGACCTCATAGTAGTACCCACCAGTGCTGCTGCTGAGCTTGCATTAAGGTCAGCTGCAAAGAGCGAGATCATCAAGTACCTCCCGGGAGACGATGACTTTGATATCATCTCCGAAGACGTGAACGACGCACAGAGAAAAGGACTGGAAAGCCTGAAAGGACTCATGCAACAGCTGGGAACCGGTGGCGGCGGTATCCAGGAGTGCATCAACAGAGCGGTCTTCGACCTGCTCGACCTCATAGTAGTATATCCTGTAGAGGATGAAGGCAAATGGTCCGACAAGAACGACAGGATGCTTCCTGATGCGTTCCTCATGAAGAAAGGATCCACAGCCCACGACCTTGCGTACAGGGTGCACACTGATATCGGCGACAGGTTCCTCTATGCAGTCGACGGCAAGACAAAGATGCGCCTTGGAGAAAAACACGAACTCAACGACGGCGATGTGATCAAGATCGTATCCACGGCCAAATAA
- the thsA gene encoding thermosome subunit alpha: MYQRYLGGLNILSNGSQTIQGRDAQGINILAGKAVANSVRTTLGPKGMDKMLVDSMGDIVITNDGATILKEMDIQHPAAKMIVEVSKTQDDEVGDGTTSAAVLSGELLAKAEELIDKGVHPTIISEGYRHAAKKCREILETITIDVTPEDTEALMKIAATAITGKGAEAYKEKLSKLTVDAVRNVVEEEDDGSLVVDTSNIKIEKRAGGSIMDSDLVEGLVIDKERSHPNMPERVENAKILLVTCPIEFRKTEMDAEIKITSPDQMQMFLDQEEKMMREMAEKVIASGANVVFCQKGLDDMAQYYIEKAGIYAVRRVKKSDLKRLSKVTGGTLIQDLDEITAEDTGTADLVEEKEIRGAKMTYVTGCQNSQAVTVLLHGGTDHVVAELEHALTDALRVVGVVIEDGKVVVGGSSPEIELSLRLSEYAATLKGREQLAVSKFAEALEVIPQTLAENAGLDPIDILVELRSQHEQGNKNAGLNVYTGDVVDMWENDVIEPLRIKTQAINAATEATVMILRIDDLVAASPSSGPMPGAPDMDLDLDATANY; the protein is encoded by the coding sequence ATCTATCAACGCTATTTAGGAGGGCTAAATATCTTATCAAATGGAAGTCAGACAATCCAGGGTAGGGATGCTCAGGGCATTAATATCCTTGCAGGAAAGGCCGTTGCAAATTCAGTTCGTACAACACTTGGTCCAAAGGGAATGGACAAGATGCTCGTAGATTCTATGGGTGACATCGTCATCACCAATGATGGTGCTACCATTCTGAAGGAAATGGACATCCAGCATCCTGCAGCTAAGATGATCGTCGAGGTATCCAAGACACAGGACGACGAAGTAGGAGACGGAACAACTTCCGCTGCTGTTCTTTCTGGTGAACTCCTTGCAAAGGCAGAAGAGCTTATTGACAAAGGTGTCCACCCAACTATCATCTCTGAAGGTTACAGGCATGCTGCAAAGAAATGCCGTGAGATCCTCGAGACCATCACAATCGATGTGACCCCTGAGGACACAGAAGCTCTCATGAAGATCGCAGCAACCGCTATTACAGGCAAAGGCGCTGAGGCATACAAAGAGAAGCTTTCAAAGCTCACAGTAGATGCTGTAAGGAACGTTGTCGAAGAGGAAGACGATGGTTCACTTGTGGTTGACACCAGCAACATCAAGATCGAGAAGCGTGCAGGCGGAAGCATCATGGATTCCGACCTCGTAGAAGGTCTCGTTATCGACAAGGAACGCTCACACCCTAACATGCCTGAGCGTGTAGAGAACGCAAAGATCCTTCTTGTGACCTGTCCAATTGAGTTCAGGAAGACCGAGATGGATGCTGAGATCAAGATCACCTCACCTGACCAGATGCAGATGTTCCTGGACCAGGAAGAGAAAATGATGAGAGAGATGGCTGAGAAGGTCATCGCCAGCGGTGCAAACGTTGTATTCTGCCAGAAGGGTCTTGACGACATGGCACAGTACTACATCGAGAAGGCAGGCATCTACGCTGTCAGAAGGGTAAAGAAGAGCGATCTTAAGAGGCTCAGCAAGGTAACCGGCGGTACACTTATCCAGGACCTTGACGAGATCACAGCTGAAGACACAGGAACTGCAGATCTTGTTGAAGAGAAGGAGATCAGAGGCGCAAAGATGACCTACGTCACCGGATGCCAGAACTCCCAGGCAGTAACAGTACTTCTCCACGGCGGAACCGATCACGTGGTCGCTGAACTTGAGCACGCATTGACAGATGCTCTCCGTGTTGTCGGAGTTGTCATCGAGGACGGTAAGGTCGTAGTAGGCGGCAGTTCACCTGAGATCGAACTTTCATTAAGGCTCAGCGAGTACGCAGCAACCCTTAAGGGAAGGGAGCAGCTCGCAGTCAGCAAGTTCGCTGAAGCCCTCGAGGTCATTCCACAGACACTTGCAGAGAACGCAGGTCTTGACCCAATAGACATACTGGTAGAACTCCGTTCCCAGCACGAGCAGGGTAACAAGAACGCAGGTCTCAATGTCTACACCGGTGACGTTGTAGATATGTGGGAGAACGATGTTATCGAACCACTGCGTATCAAGACACAGGCAATCAACGCTGCAACCGAAGCTACTGTCATGATCCTCAGGATCGACGATCTTGTAGCAGCAAGTCCTTCATCAGGTCCTATGCCGGGAGCTCCTGACATGGATCTTGACCTTGATGCAACCGCAAATTACTGA
- the rimI gene encoding ribosomal protein S18-alanine N-acetyltransferase codes for MLRIATSSDIPSVVEIENLSFEVPWEANVFHSYADYPGFIVVESDGVIIGYAVLVVIKKAAHLASIATHPEHRRMGVATALLDVCDLLAKENSYSFIRLEVREKNKDAQEFYLSNGFEVTGNIPRYYLDDNAIVMERKV; via the coding sequence ATGTTGCGGATAGCTACCAGTTCGGATATTCCTTCGGTCGTAGAGATCGAGAACCTCTCATTTGAGGTGCCGTGGGAAGCGAACGTTTTCCATTCGTATGCGGACTATCCCGGCTTTATTGTTGTGGAATCCGATGGTGTCATCATTGGATATGCTGTTCTTGTTGTCATTAAAAAAGCGGCACATCTTGCAAGCATTGCAACCCACCCGGAACACCGGAGAATGGGAGTTGCAACGGCTCTTCTCGATGTATGTGATCTTCTTGCAAAAGAGAACTCTTATTCCTTTATCCGTCTGGAGGTAAGGGAAAAGAACAAAGATGCTCAGGAATTCTACCTGTCGAACGGGTTTGAGGTGACAGGCAATATTCCGCGATATTATCTTGATGACAATGCTATTGTGATGGAACGAAAGGTCTGA
- a CDS encoding phospholipase D family protein, which produces MAKFLDTSGVTYHLEGLIKNADEKIVLISPYLKINDRIKELIEDKNRLKINIEVVYGKNELQPDENNWLKSLDFVRTGFCKNLHAKCYLSEKEALVTSMNLYEFSQQNNNEMGIYVSREEDSKLYDEINTEARRLFRISEEIKVTVEKVPRKENGASNNSNSKTKTENKDVGFCIRCKDEIKLDPLVPYCKKCFKSWNKYQNEEYEEKYCHICGQSTKSSKIKPTCYNCYKKNKNKLNFPL; this is translated from the coding sequence ATGGCAAAATTTTTGGATACAAGCGGTGTTACATATCATTTAGAGGGACTTATTAAAAATGCAGATGAGAAAATAGTTCTGATTAGCCCATATTTGAAAATTAATGATAGAATTAAAGAATTAATCGAAGACAAAAACAGACTTAAAATTAATATTGAAGTTGTTTATGGGAAAAATGAATTACAACCAGATGAAAACAACTGGTTAAAATCATTAGACTTTGTTAGAACTGGTTTTTGTAAAAATCTGCATGCTAAATGTTATTTGAGTGAAAAAGAAGCTTTAGTTACGTCCATGAATCTTTATGAGTTTTCTCAACAGAACAACAATGAAATGGGGATATATGTTTCAAGGGAAGAAGACTCCAAATTATATGATGAAATTAATACGGAAGCAAGGAGATTATTCCGTATAAGTGAAGAAATAAAGGTAACTGTTGAGAAGGTTCCTCGTAAAGAGAATGGGGCTTCTAATAATTCAAATAGTAAGACAAAAACTGAAAATAAAGATGTAGGTTTTTGTATTCGTTGTAAAGATGAAATTAAGTTAGATCCACTTGTTCCATACTGTAAAAAGTGTTTCAAATCTTGGAACAAATATCAAAATGAAGAATATGAAGAAAAGTATTGTCATATCTGTGGTCAATCAACTAAATCATCGAAGATTAAACCAACTTGCTACAATTGCTACAAAAAGAATAAAAACAAATTGAACTTCCCTCTATAA
- a CDS encoding ATP-binding cassette domain-containing protein codes for MISFEGVSYSYPDGHRVLDEVDLQIEEGSFVAIIGDNGSGKSTLVRHMNGLLTPSKGSVSVCGMDTLDPANLWQVRQLVGMVFQDPHSQAVGATVEEDVAFGPENLALERAEIRSRVSGSILDVGLEGLEEQLLMNLSGGQLQKTAIAGVLAMRPEVLVFDEITSMLDQDSRSQVLDIVSKLHRMGKTIVYVTHHMEEVLVADRVILMEEGSIAFDGSPEDVFRELYSSGHSIPPLMELALRLQDADILDDNVLPASSDELKEALCRSM; via the coding sequence ATGATCAGTTTCGAAGGTGTAAGCTACAGCTATCCTGATGGTCACAGGGTACTCGACGAAGTGGACCTTCAGATCGAAGAAGGAAGTTTCGTTGCAATAATAGGTGACAATGGTAGTGGCAAGTCTACTCTTGTGCGTCACATGAACGGCCTTCTTACACCTTCGAAAGGCTCTGTTTCGGTATGCGGGATGGATACTCTTGACCCTGCAAACCTATGGCAGGTCCGTCAGCTTGTCGGGATGGTGTTCCAGGACCCGCATTCCCAGGCAGTGGGTGCGACTGTGGAAGAAGATGTTGCATTTGGTCCCGAGAACCTTGCACTTGAACGCGCTGAGATCCGCAGCCGCGTATCTGGATCAATCCTTGACGTTGGTCTTGAAGGCCTTGAGGAACAACTTTTGATGAACCTCAGCGGGGGTCAGTTGCAAAAGACAGCAATTGCCGGTGTTCTGGCAATGAGGCCTGAGGTCCTTGTGTTCGATGAGATCACATCGATGCTGGACCAGGATTCCCGCAGTCAGGTGCTGGATATAGTAAGCAAGCTCCACCGTATGGGGAAGACCATTGTATATGTGACCCACCATATGGAAGAGGTCCTTGTGGCCGACCGTGTTATCCTGATGGAAGAAGGTTCCATTGCTTTTGACGGGTCCCCCGAAGATGTCTTCCGTGAACTCTATTCCTCAGGCCACAGCATTCCCCCTCTCATGGAGCTTGCTCTCAGGCTTCAGGATGCCGACATACTGGATGATAATGTGCTGCCGGCGAGTTCTGATGAACTGAAGGAGGCGCTATGTCGATCGATGTAA
- a CDS encoding undecaprenyl diphosphate synthase family protein: MIRSLYERYLLGQVNNAPEQIPEHITMILPESDLLDAQGKEKFREVMDWCLKLGITTISIYVDVLDTKEEFRKQMVSTLTTGLMDILGSFPEEVGFFIYDQKGDLKKERKGNSLTVHLSIGFGGRAEITKSIRSILSEVKDGKIAPEDIDEKVIESHLLVREEPDMIIRSGGNHLSDFLLWQSAYSELYFTDVNWHDLRKIDLLRIIRDFQKRQRRFGK; the protein is encoded by the coding sequence ATGATAAGAAGCCTGTATGAGAGATACCTGCTCGGCCAGGTGAACAATGCACCGGAGCAGATACCTGAACATATAACAATGATACTCCCTGAATCCGACCTGCTTGATGCGCAGGGGAAGGAAAAGTTCAGGGAAGTGATGGACTGGTGCCTGAAGCTTGGCATCACGACCATCAGCATCTACGTAGATGTACTGGACACAAAGGAAGAGTTCCGGAAACAGATGGTATCCACACTTACCACAGGCCTTATGGATATACTTGGATCATTCCCGGAAGAGGTTGGTTTTTTCATATACGATCAAAAAGGGGACCTCAAAAAGGAACGGAAAGGAAATTCCCTTACCGTACATCTCTCAATCGGATTCGGAGGAAGGGCAGAGATCACAAAGTCCATCCGATCGATACTCTCTGAAGTGAAAGATGGGAAGATCGCACCTGAAGACATCGATGAGAAAGTGATCGAGTCACATCTGCTGGTCAGGGAAGAACCTGACATGATCATACGCTCCGGCGGGAATCATCTTTCAGATTTCCTGCTCTGGCAATCCGCATATTCAGAGCTTTATTTCACAGATGTCAACTGGCACGATCTCAGGAAAATAGACCTGCTGAGAATTATACGGGATTTCCAGAAAAGGCAGCGCCGCTTTGGCAAATGA
- a CDS encoding outer membrane lipoprotein-sorting protein, with amino-acid sequence MSTQKLTILLAITSFLLFSAGCIGEDLTAEQIAEEYKQKMEDLEDFSGTVYTTTYMGEQEMTTISTITQKMPDKMKMVTLQAEQGEGTTLVSDGKTMWAYDANQNTVVITELDSIDGYDASQMDYTETIQNFMDGNEVTFDGMDNVNGRLSYAISIKPNEDTISGFGFDMKAWIDKETWMILKYEFDDEDGNLMMVTEFRDLKVNTGIPDSEFVFDIPEGTDVVTFDSFAEFVAEEMPLEEEQTVSENHVFLPSYLPEGYEFESMTHNNNPKYFEDVRETVSIVYPGESGHLYINENFYDGEPPAIMDIDGEMVDINGHEGILISPDDVGESVSLSWTIGNARISMIGSMGSEEIIKIAESME; translated from the coding sequence ATGAGTACACAGAAATTAACAATTCTTTTAGCGATAACATCGTTCCTGCTCTTTTCTGCAGGGTGTATTGGTGAAGATCTTACAGCTGAACAGATAGCTGAAGAATACAAACAAAAAATGGAAGACCTTGAAGACTTTTCGGGCACAGTCTACACAACGACGTATATGGGCGAACAGGAAATGACAACCATATCTACGATTACCCAAAAGATGCCCGATAAGATGAAAATGGTCACATTACAAGCCGAACAGGGCGAAGGCACAACACTTGTTTCCGATGGGAAAACAATGTGGGCATATGATGCGAACCAAAACACTGTTGTGATCACGGAACTGGATTCAATCGATGGCTACGATGCCAGTCAGATGGACTACACTGAGACAATACAGAATTTCATGGATGGGAATGAAGTCACTTTCGATGGCATGGACAATGTAAATGGTAGACTTAGTTATGCAATATCCATAAAGCCAAATGAAGACACTATATCTGGTTTTGGTTTTGATATGAAAGCATGGATTGATAAGGAAACTTGGATGATACTGAAGTATGAATTCGATGATGAGGATGGAAATCTCATGATGGTCACTGAATTTAGAGATCTCAAAGTTAATACAGGAATCCCTGATTCAGAATTCGTGTTTGATATTCCCGAAGGAACGGATGTTGTTACGTTTGATAGCTTCGCTGAATTTGTTGCCGAGGAAATGCCTCTGGAAGAAGAACAGACAGTATCCGAAAACCATGTATTTCTTCCATCCTATCTTCCAGAAGGCTATGAATTTGAAAGTATGACCCATAACAATAATCCGAAATACTTCGAAGATGTACGGGAAACTGTTTCTATTGTTTACCCTGGAGAATCGGGACACCTTTATATCAATGAAAATTTCTATGATGGGGAACCACCTGCAATTATGGATATTGATGGTGAAATGGTGGACATTAACGGACACGAGGGTATTCTGATTTCTCCAGATGACGTTGGAGAATCCGTATCTCTTTCATGGACTATCGGAAATGCCAGAATCTCAATGATTGGCTCGATGGGATCAGAAGAAATAATAAAAATCGCTGAATCAATGGAATGA